A single genomic interval of Pseudodesulfovibrio sp. S3 harbors:
- a CDS encoding CcmD family protein: MSATSYIFIANVAVWLGVAGYLVFLASKSTGLEKRVRQLELLGEDHDG; the protein is encoded by the coding sequence ATGTCAGCAACCTCGTATATATTTATTGCCAATGTAGCCGTATGGCTCGGTGTGGCCGGGTACCTCGTGTTTTTGGCCTCCAAGTCCACAGGGCTGGAGAAACGTGTCCGGCAGTTGGAACTACTGGGAGAAGATCATGACGGATAG
- a CDS encoding heme exporter protein CcmB: MLRRSLVMARKDLKLSMSGGQGLVQALLLGLLLIFLFSLSKPLGGEISPQAAGAIFWLASSFGLVLVFNDLFAIEEANGARIGILSSPAPVHAVWLGKGAAGLVLLVISQLVFLPATAAFLGQSVHGPWWLLWVTLLGADVGLVVIGALLGALSQGQAARESLLSVIVFPLLLPVLLSGITLFGLCFSPEHTMGYDKWLGLIFAFDCLFGGAGLFLFPFVYSGEE; encoded by the coding sequence CCCGAAAGGATCTGAAGCTCTCCATGTCCGGTGGACAGGGATTGGTGCAGGCCCTGCTGCTCGGATTGCTCCTCATTTTTCTGTTTTCCCTGTCCAAGCCGTTGGGCGGCGAAATATCGCCCCAAGCCGCCGGCGCCATCTTCTGGCTGGCATCCTCCTTTGGTCTGGTTTTGGTCTTCAACGACCTCTTTGCCATTGAGGAGGCCAACGGTGCGCGTATCGGGATTCTGTCATCCCCTGCACCGGTACATGCGGTCTGGCTTGGTAAAGGCGCAGCGGGGCTGGTCCTGCTGGTCATCTCGCAACTGGTGTTTCTTCCGGCCACGGCCGCCTTTCTCGGCCAGTCGGTTCACGGCCCCTGGTGGCTGCTGTGGGTGACGCTCTTGGGTGCGGATGTCGGGCTGGTGGTCATCGGCGCGCTGCTCGGGGCATTGTCCCAAGGACAGGCCGCGCGCGAATCGCTTTTGTCGGTCATCGTATTCCCGCTGCTCCTGCCCGTATTGTTGTCGGGCATCACCTTGTTCGGGCTCTGTTTTTCACCGGAGCACACCATGGGCTACGACAAGTGGCTGGGTCTGATTTTTGCCTTTGATTGCCTGTTCGGCGGGGCAGGGCTCTTCCTGTTCCCGTTTGTCTATAGTGGGGAAGAGTAG
- a CDS encoding tetratricopeptide repeat protein: MTDSRTAFGRKAVIITVVVAIGVMFVTSFVYRMNNPNLFVKAQQRQGMGNAGDDHGDGSANQGMNGAMSRVKEFMDRVDKNPGDVEALVGLGNSFLMMRAWDRALAPLEKALELRPDDTTILKAIGIAHFNKEEFIKASEAYETILKIDPQDTLALFNLGVIYKHYFKKPEVAGTYFEKVLALEKEDADMIKLAREELGK; this comes from the coding sequence ATGACGGATAGCAGAACCGCATTTGGGCGTAAGGCCGTCATTATTACCGTGGTCGTGGCTATCGGCGTCATGTTCGTGACCAGCTTCGTCTACCGCATGAATAATCCGAACCTGTTCGTGAAGGCGCAGCAGCGCCAGGGCATGGGAAATGCCGGAGATGATCATGGTGATGGCAGCGCCAATCAGGGAATGAACGGTGCCATGTCCAGGGTCAAGGAGTTCATGGACCGGGTCGACAAGAATCCGGGTGACGTGGAGGCGCTTGTCGGGCTGGGCAATTCGTTCCTGATGATGCGTGCCTGGGACCGTGCGTTGGCTCCCCTGGAAAAGGCCCTGGAACTCCGGCCGGACGACACGACCATACTCAAGGCCATCGGCATTGCCCATTTCAACAAGGAAGAGTTCATCAAGGCGAGCGAGGCCTATGAAACCATTTTGAAAATCGACCCTCAGGATACCCTCGCACTTTTCAATTTGGGGGTTATTTACAAACATTATTTCAAAAAACCCGAGGTTGCCGGAACGTACTTCGAGAAGGTCCTGGCCCTGGAAAAAGAAGATGCGGATATGATAAAGCTGGCACGCGAGGAGCTTGGAAAATGA
- a CDS encoding branched-chain amino acid ABC transporter permease LivH (LivHMGF is the membrane component of the LIV-I/LS branched-chain amino acid transporter) — MEYFLELFMGGLTRGSIYALIALGYTMVYGIIELINFAHGEIYMIGAFTGLIVAGLLTMYGFPGVSILAIAIVCAVIWSAAYGYTIEKVAYKPLRGAPRLSPLISAIGMSIFLQNYVMLAQTSDFLPFPELIPEFAFMDKMGSIISSAELVIILATTASCVGLTLFIKFTKLGKAMRATAQNRKMAMLVGINVDMVISATFVIGSSLAAVGGVLIASHIGQINYYIGFIAGIKAFTAAVLGGIGSIPGAMLGALVLGLTEAFATGYVSSDYEDVFAFLLLVLILIFRPSGIMGREKTQKV, encoded by the coding sequence ATGGAATATTTCCTTGAGCTGTTTATGGGTGGCCTTACCCGCGGCAGTATCTACGCCCTGATTGCTTTGGGCTACACCATGGTCTATGGCATAATCGAGCTCATCAACTTTGCCCACGGCGAGATTTACATGATCGGTGCCTTTACCGGACTTATCGTTGCCGGTCTGCTGACCATGTATGGGTTCCCGGGCGTTTCCATTCTGGCTATCGCCATAGTCTGTGCCGTGATCTGGTCTGCGGCCTACGGCTACACCATTGAAAAGGTGGCCTACAAGCCCTTGCGCGGAGCGCCCCGGTTGTCGCCGCTCATTTCGGCCATCGGCATGTCGATCTTCTTGCAGAATTACGTCATGCTCGCCCAGACCTCGGATTTTCTTCCCTTCCCGGAACTCATCCCGGAATTCGCCTTCATGGATAAAATGGGGTCCATAATCAGTTCCGCCGAGCTGGTCATTATTCTTGCCACAACCGCATCCTGCGTCGGCCTGACCCTGTTCATCAAGTTCACCAAGCTGGGCAAGGCCATGCGCGCCACTGCACAGAACCGCAAGATGGCCATGCTGGTCGGCATCAACGTGGACATGGTCATTTCCGCGACCTTTGTCATCGGTTCCAGCCTGGCGGCCGTGGGCGGTGTTCTCATCGCCTCGCACATCGGGCAGATCAACTATTATATCGGCTTCATCGCAGGCATCAAGGCCTTTACCGCAGCGGTGCTCGGCGGCATCGGCTCCATTCCCGGCGCCATGCTCGGTGCCCTGGTCCTCGGGCTGACCGAGGCGTTCGCAACGGGGTACGTTTCCTCCGACTACGAGGATGTCTTCGCTTTCTTGTTGCTCGTTCTGATCCTGATCTTCAGGCCGTCGGGCATCATGGGCAGGGAAAAGACGCAGAAGGTGTAG
- the tatB gene encoding Sec-independent protein translocase protein TatB — protein MFGIGGPELLIICVVALIVIGPKKLPELLRSLGKGVAEFKRVGNEVKSTLDDEVTKAESEARKQEVEAELARRKAEKAKQEAETTVAAESAPEEAGQEKGQGEPVAAAPETAPEENKA, from the coding sequence ATGTTTGGAATAGGTGGACCTGAATTACTGATCATATGCGTGGTGGCGCTCATCGTCATCGGTCCCAAGAAGTTGCCCGAGCTGCTCCGCTCGCTGGGCAAGGGGGTGGCCGAGTTCAAGCGCGTGGGCAATGAAGTCAAGTCGACCCTGGACGACGAGGTCACCAAGGCGGAGAGCGAAGCCCGCAAGCAGGAAGTCGAGGCCGAGCTGGCCCGCCGCAAGGCGGAAAAGGCCAAGCAGGAAGCTGAAACGACTGTGGCAGCAGAGTCTGCACCTGAAGAAGCTGGGCAGGAAAAGGGGCAGGGCGAGCCTGTTGCAGCCGCTCCAGAGACCGCACCCGAAGAGAACAAGGCCTAG
- a CDS encoding ABC transporter ATP-binding protein — translation MNNPVLNVNAVSKDFGGIRALDEVDLVVNDKEIVALIGPNGAGKTTFFNCITGIYTPTAGDVLIDPKAAGTALRINGKKPNVVTELGMARTFQNIRLFPSMTALENVMIGTHCRTKSSIWGAISRNKATREEERAVTQRAYELLKLVGLEEFINELATNMPYGKQRRLEIARALATDPFLLLLDEPAAGMNPQETLELEQLIVDIREQFNISIMLIEHDMKMVMSMSDRIYVLDYGRMIANGTPEEIAANPDVIKAYLGEEHND, via the coding sequence ATGAATAATCCAGTTTTGAACGTCAATGCCGTGAGCAAGGACTTCGGGGGCATCCGCGCCCTGGACGAAGTCGATCTCGTGGTAAACGACAAGGAAATCGTGGCCCTGATCGGGCCCAACGGAGCAGGCAAAACCACTTTCTTCAATTGTATTACCGGTATTTATACACCCACGGCCGGTGATGTGCTCATTGACCCCAAGGCCGCTGGTACGGCACTGCGCATCAACGGCAAAAAACCGAACGTCGTGACCGAGTTGGGCATGGCCCGCACATTCCAGAACATCCGGCTTTTTCCTTCCATGACCGCCCTTGAGAACGTCATGATCGGCACCCACTGCCGAACCAAATCGTCCATATGGGGAGCCATTTCCCGCAACAAGGCCACCCGTGAGGAAGAACGGGCTGTCACCCAGCGGGCCTATGAGTTGCTGAAACTGGTGGGGCTTGAGGAGTTCATCAATGAGCTGGCCACCAATATGCCCTACGGCAAGCAGCGCAGGCTCGAAATAGCCCGCGCCCTGGCCACGGACCCGTTTCTCCTGCTTCTGGACGAACCTGCCGCGGGCATGAACCCCCAGGAGACCCTGGAACTTGAGCAGCTTATCGTGGATATCCGCGAACAGTTCAATATTTCCATCATGCTCATCGAACACGATATGAAGATGGTCATGTCCATGTCCGACCGCATCTACGTCCTCGACTACGGGCGCATGATCGCCAACGGAACCCCGGAGGAAATAGCCGCCAACCCTGATGTCATCAAGGCGTACCTCGGGGAGGAACACAATGACTAG
- a CDS encoding branched-chain amino acid ABC transporter substrate-binding protein: MRVKLSLIALCLVMVAMLAACGGEEEKAEKADQKADVETGEIAAPATPLVLGVAGAHSGDLASYGLPSVNAAKLVVKKINAAGGINGAMVEVVAQDDQCKPELATNAATKMLSDGVKIVLGHICSGATKAALPIYLDGKIVLMSPSATNPPLTQSGEYPNFFRTIAPDDAQAALEVAFVKSLGLKKIAVIHDKGDYGKGFASFCQQFIEAEEGVEVVLFEGVTPGAVDYSAVVQKIKSAEADAVIFGGYHPEASKIVTGLRKKDINIPFLSDDGVKDDTFIKVAGKYADGVYATGPMDFSSNPIYQEAVAAHKAEFGSDPGPFFPEAYSAALALLKAVEYAGSTDYDKVIDALHTQYVDTAVGKIRFDAKGDAEGVGFAIYQVKDGKYMEVK, translated from the coding sequence ATGAGAGTCAAACTGAGTCTGATCGCTCTGTGTCTCGTCATGGTGGCCATGCTGGCTGCGTGTGGCGGGGAAGAAGAGAAAGCCGAGAAAGCCGACCAGAAAGCCGATGTTGAAACCGGCGAGATCGCAGCTCCGGCGACCCCGCTGGTCCTCGGTGTCGCTGGCGCCCATTCAGGCGACCTGGCCTCCTACGGCCTGCCCAGTGTCAATGCCGCCAAGCTTGTGGTCAAGAAGATAAACGCTGCTGGCGGTATCAACGGTGCCATGGTTGAGGTCGTTGCCCAGGACGACCAGTGCAAGCCCGAACTGGCCACAAACGCCGCTACCAAGATGCTTTCCGACGGTGTGAAGATCGTTCTCGGTCATATCTGCTCCGGCGCCACCAAGGCCGCGCTGCCCATCTATCTGGACGGCAAGATCGTTCTCATGTCCCCTTCCGCCACCAACCCGCCGTTGACCCAGTCCGGCGAGTACCCGAATTTCTTCCGCACCATCGCTCCTGATGATGCCCAAGCCGCCCTCGAAGTCGCCTTCGTCAAGAGCCTCGGTCTCAAGAAGATCGCCGTCATTCACGACAAGGGTGACTACGGCAAGGGGTTTGCCTCTTTCTGCCAGCAGTTCATCGAAGCCGAAGAGGGCGTCGAAGTTGTCCTGTTCGAAGGCGTGACTCCCGGCGCCGTGGATTATTCCGCTGTCGTTCAGAAGATCAAGAGCGCCGAGGCTGACGCCGTCATCTTCGGTGGGTACCATCCCGAAGCTTCCAAGATCGTCACCGGCCTGCGCAAGAAGGATATCAACATTCCCTTCCTGTCCGATGACGGCGTGAAGGACGACACCTTCATCAAGGTCGCCGGCAAGTACGCCGATGGCGTCTATGCTACCGGTCCCATGGACTTCTCTTCCAATCCCATCTATCAGGAAGCCGTTGCCGCCCACAAGGCCGAGTTCGGCTCTGACCCCGGCCCGTTCTTCCCCGAAGCCTACTCCGCTGCCCTGGCTCTGCTCAAGGCTGTCGAGTACGCCGGCAGCACCGACTACGACAAGGTCATCGACGCCCTGCATACCCAGTACGTTGACACCGCTGTCGGCAAGATCAGGTTCGACGCCAAGGGCGATGCCGAGGGTGTTGGTTTTGCTATCTACCAAGTGAAAGACGGCAAGTACATGGAAGTTAAGTAG
- a CDS encoding ABC transporter ATP-binding protein: MLELRNVSSFYGNIQALYDINLHIDRGEIITLIGANGAGKSTTLMTVCGVVQAGQGQVLYQDEDITREAPNKIVGHGICQVPEGRLIFPELTVQENLDMGAFMRSDKASIKRDMEYCFDLFPILAERRRQQGGTLSGGEQQMLAIARALMARPALLLLDEPSMGLAPLVVKQIFEIIKKVNAENNTTIFLVEQNANLALKIGHRGYVMENGRVVLSDTCDKLLENEQVKRAYLGL; encoded by the coding sequence ATGCTCGAACTCAGGAACGTTAGCAGTTTTTACGGGAATATACAGGCCCTGTACGACATCAACCTGCACATTGACCGTGGCGAGATCATTACCCTGATCGGGGCCAACGGTGCCGGCAAGTCCACGACCCTCATGACCGTGTGCGGCGTTGTCCAGGCCGGTCAGGGACAGGTGCTTTATCAGGACGAAGATATCACCAGGGAAGCCCCCAACAAGATCGTGGGGCACGGTATCTGCCAGGTTCCCGAAGGGAGGCTCATCTTCCCGGAGTTGACCGTCCAGGAAAACCTGGACATGGGCGCATTCATGCGTTCCGACAAGGCCAGCATCAAGCGGGACATGGAGTACTGCTTCGACCTGTTCCCCATCCTGGCGGAGCGTCGCCGACAGCAGGGCGGAACCCTCTCCGGCGGCGAGCAGCAGATGCTGGCCATTGCCCGCGCCCTTATGGCCCGGCCTGCGCTGCTGTTGCTGGACGAACCGTCCATGGGACTGGCCCCGTTGGTGGTCAAGCAGATTTTCGAGATCATCAAGAAAGTCAATGCGGAAAACAATACAACCATCTTCCTGGTGGAACAGAACGCCAACCTTGCGCTCAAGATAGGCCATCGGGGTTATGTCATGGAAAACGGGAGAGTGGTGCTCTCCGACACCTGCGACAAGCTCTTGGAAAATGAGCAGGTGAAACGGGCCTACCTGGGTCTATAA
- the ccsA gene encoding cytochrome c biogenesis protein CcsA, translated as MKVKILAAMAGITLLVHQYMIWFYAPIAQSGPVQKIFYLHLPCSWWALVSFFVVFVASLLFLFSRKDVYDRVAGAVAELGVLFASLALVTGSVWARAEWGHWWLWDPKLTTALIMWYVYAGYLVLRNTPMGRDRKALVCAVLGIVAFLDVPLVFFAAKLWGSAHPDGLARQGSGMELRMWYTVFAGLAAFGFVWGAMALTRIRQLALQSRLEAMLVWDDAE; from the coding sequence ATGAAAGTGAAGATTTTGGCAGCCATGGCAGGCATAACCCTGCTCGTGCACCAGTATATGATCTGGTTCTACGCGCCCATTGCCCAGTCCGGCCCGGTGCAAAAGATATTTTACCTGCACCTTCCGTGTTCCTGGTGGGCGCTGGTGTCCTTTTTCGTGGTCTTCGTGGCTTCCCTCCTTTTTTTGTTCAGCCGCAAGGATGTCTATGACCGTGTGGCCGGGGCCGTTGCCGAACTGGGCGTGCTGTTCGCCAGCCTGGCGCTGGTGACCGGCTCCGTCTGGGCTCGGGCCGAGTGGGGGCATTGGTGGCTGTGGGATCCGAAGCTGACCACCGCCCTGATCATGTGGTATGTGTACGCCGGTTACCTGGTCCTCAGGAATACCCCCATGGGCCGGGACCGCAAGGCTCTTGTCTGTGCTGTGCTCGGCATCGTGGCCTTCCTGGATGTGCCCTTGGTGTTCTTTGCGGCCAAGCTCTGGGGCAGTGCTCATCCCGACGGACTTGCCCGGCAGGGGTCGGGCATGGAACTGCGTATGTGGTATACGGTCTTTGCCGGTTTGGCCGCCTTCGGGTTCGTGTGGGGAGCCATGGCGCTCACCCGTATCAGGCAGCTTGCCTTGCAGTCTCGGCTGGAAGCCATGCTCGTTTGGGACGACGCGGAGTAA
- a CDS encoding branched-chain amino acid ABC transporter permease: protein MNNSSNTLNQGFLKFFFTAGCDSFAHAMKKSLLAALWFVFLTFPIMVIRVNTIEKTVVWHWERIGYIAVSIFFGSFVWRWLLARKELKKDESRNETGLEVLLTKVQSNAGLKYAALGLIGLIAVLFPQVVDLYQTNIMISCLVYIVLGLGLNIVVGLAGLLDLGYVAFYAIGAYAYALCNMHWDIGFWYMLPVGAILGAILGILLGFPVLRLRGDYLAIVTLGFGEIIRLILENWGDVTMGPSGISSIARPGLFGVKLGVIASTEYMYYIMIGLLIFTIFSVNRLQNSRIGRAWLALREDEIACQAMGIDKVKTKLMAFALGATWAGMAGVVFAAKTTFINPASFTFWESAIILSIVVIGGMGSIRGVIAGAIILVLLPEYLRDFAEFRMLLFGAIMVLVMVFRPQGLISAKRKIYAYTATNTASAGNE from the coding sequence GTGAACAATTCAAGCAATACCCTGAACCAGGGCTTTCTGAAGTTCTTCTTCACAGCCGGATGCGACAGTTTCGCCCATGCCATGAAGAAGTCCCTGCTGGCCGCTTTGTGGTTCGTCTTCCTGACATTCCCGATCATGGTCATCCGGGTCAACACCATTGAGAAAACCGTTGTGTGGCATTGGGAACGGATCGGATACATAGCGGTTTCCATTTTCTTCGGATCGTTTGTCTGGCGTTGGCTTTTGGCCCGCAAGGAACTGAAAAAGGACGAGTCCAGAAATGAAACCGGGTTGGAGGTTCTGCTGACCAAAGTGCAGTCCAACGCCGGTCTCAAGTACGCCGCCCTCGGCCTGATCGGCCTGATCGCGGTTCTGTTCCCCCAGGTGGTCGATCTGTATCAGACCAACATCATGATTTCCTGTCTGGTCTACATCGTGCTCGGACTCGGTTTGAACATAGTGGTGGGGCTGGCCGGACTGCTTGACCTTGGCTACGTCGCCTTTTACGCCATCGGGGCCTACGCCTACGCATTGTGCAACATGCATTGGGACATCGGGTTCTGGTATATGTTGCCCGTGGGCGCAATCCTCGGTGCCATTCTCGGCATTCTTCTCGGTTTTCCGGTCCTGCGCCTTCGCGGGGACTATCTGGCCATCGTCACCTTGGGCTTCGGTGAGATCATCCGACTGATACTCGAAAACTGGGGCGATGTGACCATGGGGCCTTCCGGAATTTCCTCCATCGCCCGGCCCGGCCTGTTCGGCGTCAAGCTCGGTGTCATCGCCTCCACCGAATACATGTACTACATCATGATCGGCCTGCTGATCTTCACCATCTTCAGCGTCAACCGGTTGCAGAATTCGCGTATAGGGCGGGCATGGCTTGCCCTGCGCGAGGACGAGATAGCCTGTCAGGCCATGGGCATCGACAAGGTCAAGACCAAGCTCATGGCCTTTGCCCTGGGCGCCACCTGGGCAGGTATGGCCGGCGTGGTCTTTGCGGCCAAGACGACCTTCATCAATCCGGCCTCGTTTACCTTCTGGGAATCGGCCATCATCCTGTCCATCGTGGTCATCGGCGGCATGGGGTCCATTCGCGGGGTCATCGCGGGTGCCATCATTTTGGTGCTGCTGCCTGAATATCTGCGTGATTTCGCCGAGTTCAGGATGCTGCTGTTCGGGGCCATCATGGTCTTGGTCATGGTTTTCAGGCCCCAGGGACTGATCAGCGCCAAGCGCAAGATCTACGCATACACAGCTACCAACACTGCGAGCGCAGGCAATGAATAA
- the guaB gene encoding IMP dehydrogenase translates to MSKIIDKALTFDDVLLLPGYSNVLPDSVDVSTYLTPEIKLNIPLISAAMDTVTESRMAISMARHGGVGVIHKNMSVREQAREIDRVKKSESGMITDPIIVHPDDDLAKVKAIMSEYRISGLPVVKGDLLVGIITNRDIRFVKDDNALVSELMTSRDLVTVPEGIETEEAKRKLHQHRIEKLLVVDMDNRLKGLITIKDIEKDKKYPDAVKDSRGRLLVGAAIGVGKDCLSRSEALLHAGADFLVLDSAHGHSENILKSVRELRAAYPQVQLVGGNIATYDGAKALIEAGVDTVKVGIGPGSICTTRVVAGVGVPQITAVMEANRAAREADKCIIADGGIKYSGDVVKALAVGANTCMMGSVLAGTEESPGETILYQGRTYKQYRGMGSIDAMKKGSSDRYFQEKSKKLVPEGIVGRVPYRGKVGESLYQFIGGLRSGMGYTGSATIQDLYEKSQMVQISPAGLRESHVHDVTITKESPNYRGDG, encoded by the coding sequence ATGAGCAAAATAATTGATAAGGCCCTTACTTTCGACGACGTGTTGTTGTTGCCGGGTTACTCCAATGTCCTGCCCGACTCTGTGGACGTCTCTACATACCTTACACCGGAAATCAAATTGAACATTCCGCTGATTTCCGCAGCCATGGACACGGTCACCGAGTCCCGCATGGCCATTTCCATGGCCCGTCACGGCGGTGTCGGCGTTATTCACAAGAATATGTCCGTGCGCGAGCAGGCCCGTGAAATCGACCGGGTCAAGAAATCCGAATCCGGCATGATCACAGATCCCATCATCGTCCATCCTGACGATGACCTGGCCAAGGTCAAGGCGATTATGAGTGAATACCGCATTTCCGGCCTGCCCGTGGTCAAGGGCGATCTCCTGGTGGGCATCATCACCAACCGCGATATCCGTTTCGTCAAGGACGACAATGCATTGGTTTCCGAGTTGATGACCTCCCGCGATCTGGTCACCGTACCCGAGGGCATCGAGACGGAGGAGGCCAAGCGCAAGCTGCATCAGCATCGCATCGAAAAGCTGCTCGTTGTCGACATGGACAACCGCCTCAAGGGGTTGATTACCATCAAGGACATTGAAAAGGACAAGAAGTATCCCGATGCGGTCAAGGACTCCCGGGGCCGTCTTCTGGTGGGTGCGGCCATCGGCGTGGGCAAGGATTGCCTGAGCCGGTCCGAGGCGCTTCTGCATGCAGGGGCCGACTTCCTGGTGCTTGATTCCGCACATGGGCATTCCGAAAATATTTTGAAATCCGTTCGCGAATTGCGTGCAGCGTATCCGCAGGTGCAGCTCGTCGGCGGCAATATTGCCACGTATGACGGGGCCAAGGCCCTGATCGAGGCGGGCGTGGATACGGTCAAGGTCGGCATCGGTCCGGGCTCCATCTGCACCACTCGCGTGGTGGCCGGTGTGGGCGTGCCGCAGATCACGGCGGTCATGGAGGCCAACCGGGCAGCCCGTGAAGCGGACAAGTGCATCATCGCGGACGGCGGCATCAAGTATTCCGGCGACGTGGTCAAGGCCCTGGCCGTGGGTGCCAATACCTGCATGATGGGTTCGGTTCTGGCCGGTACCGAAGAATCGCCGGGCGAGACCATCCTGTACCAGGGCCGTACCTACAAGCAGTATCGCGGCATGGGTTCCATCGACGCCATGAAGAAGGGCAGCTCCGATCGCTATTTCCAGGAGAAGTCCAAGAAGCTGGTGCCTGAGGGAATCGTGGGCCGGGTTCCCTACCGCGGCAAAGTGGGTGAATCCCTGTATCAGTTCATCGGAGGGCTTCGTTCCGGCATGGGCTACACCGGTTCAGCCACCATTCAGGACCTGTACGAGAAGTCCCAGATGGTCCAGATTTCCCCGGCAGGATTGCGGGAATCCCATGTCCATGACGTGACCATCACCAAGGAGTCTCCGAACTACCGTGGCGATGGTTAA
- the guaA gene encoding glutamine-hydrolyzing GMP synthase, which produces MHDNRVLILDFGSQFTQLIARRVREAGVYSEIHPCNVDPERVKAFKPSALILSGGPSSVLEGGCPDLNMEYLNMGIPVLGICYGMQLLAHNLGGRVVASTDREYGRAKFMAQNDCILFDGIDEKDDLTVWMSHGDRVEALPEGFVPMGKTDSIEFGAMGNVEKKIYALQFHPEVAHTVGGSTIIQNFLFKVAELEASWSMASFVDTTIEALKEQVGDAKVVLGLSGGIDSTVAAVMLHKAIGKNLHCIFVDNGLLRMGEKEEVIAFLAEHFELNVKLVDAADEFLSDLKGVEDPEKKRKLIGYKFIEVFDREAKAIEGVEFLGQGTLYPDVIESESFKGPSAVIKSHHNVGGLPEKMNLKLVEPLRELFKDEVRRAAYELGLPEHIIWRQPFPGPGLSIRIIGEVTEERLKILRLADRIVQNEMVASDWYRKVWQGFAVLLPLKTVGVMGDGRTYENVIALRIVDSLDAMTADWSRLPSEVLARMSNRIINEVKGVNRVVLDISSKPPSTIEWE; this is translated from the coding sequence ATGCACGACAATAGAGTACTTATCCTTGATTTTGGCAGTCAGTTCACCCAGCTGATCGCGCGCAGAGTGCGCGAGGCCGGGGTTTATTCGGAAATTCATCCCTGCAACGTCGATCCCGAGCGGGTCAAGGCATTTAAACCTTCCGCGCTGATCCTGTCCGGCGGTCCGTCCAGCGTGCTGGAAGGCGGCTGCCCGGATCTGAACATGGAATACCTGAACATGGGCATTCCGGTGCTCGGCATCTGCTACGGAATGCAGCTTTTGGCTCACAACCTCGGCGGCAGGGTCGTGGCTTCCACCGACCGCGAATACGGTCGTGCGAAGTTCATGGCGCAGAATGATTGCATTCTGTTTGACGGCATTGACGAGAAGGACGACCTGACCGTCTGGATGTCCCACGGCGACCGGGTGGAAGCGCTTCCCGAGGGGTTCGTCCCCATGGGCAAGACCGATTCCATCGAGTTCGGTGCCATGGGCAACGTCGAAAAGAAGATCTACGCCTTGCAGTTCCATCCCGAAGTGGCCCACACAGTGGGCGGTTCCACCATCATCCAGAATTTCTTGTTCAAGGTGGCGGAGCTTGAGGCATCCTGGTCCATGGCCTCCTTCGTGGACACCACCATCGAGGCCCTGAAGGAGCAGGTGGGCGACGCCAAGGTCGTGCTCGGCCTGTCCGGCGGCATCGACTCCACCGTGGCTGCGGTCATGCTGCACAAGGCTATCGGCAAGAACCTGCACTGCATTTTCGTGGATAACGGCCTGCTGCGGATGGGCGAAAAAGAGGAAGTGATCGCGTTTCTGGCCGAGCACTTCGAATTGAACGTCAAGTTGGTCGATGCGGCCGACGAGTTCTTGTCTGATCTGAAGGGCGTGGAAGACCCGGAAAAGAAACGCAAACTCATCGGCTACAAGTTCATCGAGGTCTTTGACCGCGAGGCCAAGGCCATTGAGGGCGTGGAATTCCTGGGCCAGGGCACCCTGTACCCGGACGTCATCGAATCCGAATCCTTCAAGGGACCCTCTGCGGTCATCAAGTCCCATCACAACGTGGGCGGCTTGCCCGAGAAGATGAATCTCAAGCTGGTGGAACCGTTGCGCGAGTTGTTCAAGGACGAAGTGCGCCGCGCGGCATATGAACTCGGGTTGCCCGAGCACATCATCTGGCGTCAACCGTTCCCGGGACCGGGGCTGTCCATCCGCATCATCGGCGAAGTGACGGAGGAGCGCCTGAAAATCCTGCGTCTGGCCGACCGCATCGTGCAGAACGAGATGGTCGCCTCGGACTGGTACCGCAAGGTCTGGCAGGGCTTTGCCGTGCTCCTGCCGCTCAAGACCGTGGGTGTCATGGGCGACGGCCGCACCTACGAGAACGTCATTGCCCTGCGTATCGTTGATTCCCTTGACGCCATGACTGCTGACTGGTCCCGGTTGCCGTCCGAGGTTCTGGCCCGCATGTCGAATCGGATCATCAATGAAGTCAAAGGCGTCAATCGTGTGGTTCTCGATATTTCCTCCAAGCCTCCGAGCACCATCGAGTGGGAATAA